One genomic window of Nitrosomonas sp. Is35 includes the following:
- a CDS encoding Crp/Fnr family transcriptional regulator translates to MRNIPIDRATAMLSVIREFQHLPPKDIEMVAAACQWHRYDEGNEIVRYHDHTNSAFFIVQGEIRVMYHSLSGQEVILCDLPTGEMFGELTAIDGHPRSATAIARTSTLLASMPALDFKDLVYSNRLIAETILKRLTGQVRRLTERVYDYSTLAVRNRIQSELLRLARNHMTSTNVAVISPSPTQTEIANLVSTHREAVSRELNNLVRSNLILRQGHDLHVLDIAKLTQMVNEARGSF, encoded by the coding sequence ATGCGGAATATACCGATCGACCGCGCTACGGCCATGTTGTCAGTTATTAGAGAGTTTCAACATCTGCCGCCCAAGGACATTGAAATGGTCGCAGCAGCTTGCCAATGGCACCGCTATGACGAAGGAAATGAAATCGTGCGCTATCACGATCACACCAATAGCGCATTTTTCATTGTCCAGGGTGAAATCCGCGTGATGTATCACAGCCTGTCCGGGCAGGAAGTGATCCTGTGCGATTTGCCCACCGGCGAAATGTTTGGCGAGCTGACGGCCATCGACGGCCACCCCCGCTCCGCCACGGCCATCGCCAGAACCAGCACATTGCTGGCATCGATGCCGGCGCTGGATTTCAAAGATCTGGTGTATTCCAACCGGCTGATCGCGGAAACCATATTGAAACGTTTGACCGGACAGGTCCGCCGCCTGACCGAACGTGTGTACGATTACAGCACATTGGCGGTACGTAACCGCATTCAATCGGAATTGCTGCGCCTGGCAAGAAATCACATGACTTCAACGAATGTTGCAGTCATCTCACCGTCGCCGACACAAACCGAAATCGCCAATTTGGTCAGCACTCACCGTGAAGCGGTTTCGCGTGAACTGAACAATCTCGTCAGAAGCAACCTCATCCTGCGCCAAGGACATGATTTACATGTGCTCGATATCGCCAAGCTGACTCAAATGGTCAATGAGGCTCGCGGCAGTTTCTAA
- a CDS encoding septal ring lytic transglycosylase RlpA family protein yields MKDTMQQSTYRKHLSVILLTAGLISGCASMFSGTSQRSPDAGSQRYPNLTAPYNKPYTIKGVTYYPMRSAAGYREVGHASWYGSESGNRTAMGTRFVPHGLTAAHKTLPLPSRVRVTNLQNGRHVDVLVNDRGPFKKGRIIDLSHGAAKKIGLHGVAKVKVEHLDDKISQK; encoded by the coding sequence ATGAAAGATACGATGCAACAGTCAACCTATCGCAAGCATTTGAGCGTCATATTGCTGACCGCCGGTTTGATCAGCGGCTGCGCTTCGATGTTTTCCGGCACTTCGCAGCGTTCACCCGATGCGGGCAGTCAACGCTACCCCAATCTCACCGCACCGTACAACAAACCTTACACGATAAAGGGCGTCACCTACTACCCGATGCGCTCGGCCGCTGGCTACCGCGAAGTCGGCCATGCCTCCTGGTATGGTTCGGAATCGGGCAATCGCACCGCGATGGGAACACGCTTCGTCCCGCACGGCTTAACCGCCGCGCATAAAACATTGCCGTTGCCGTCACGCGTCCGGGTGACCAATTTGCAAAACGGCCGTCATGTCGACGTTCTGGTCAATGACCGCGGACCGTTCAAGAAAGGCAGAATCATCGATTTATCGCATGGTGCGGCCAAAAAGATCGGCTTGCACGGCGTGGCCAAAGTCAAGGTCGAGCATCTCGACGATAAGATCAGTCAGAAATAG
- a CDS encoding DUF6765 family protein: MQKDFHHATTYVLARLAGFDHPEADIIAYASQYVDDATNTGVIRFTDGSMYEHVSSAHKTFDYKNFDELANHQAWLPFHFLPGNNEANAGKNPLDTFMDKIVCKPDSPVAREMVTACINSRNSPHALQRLGITLHVYADTWSHQGFAGVNHKNNDISKLNDEDNPGNYLAARLKDFFGDAFDDAASKLVGDTLPLGHGAALSYPDRPYLKWSYKDHHKNKVVRDNAAIFLQAAEKMVMAMQRFRLGDANADVPGLQATDKARIEALFRNIKQDEENARHKAWLERIATGYFNFPPVNLMYIAKGPGSWKHKALGTIRVTDDKSERFELKPDFLTSHWKLFHDALQLHRFYVIHELLPRYGICAA; the protein is encoded by the coding sequence ATGCAAAAAGACTTTCATCATGCGACAACTTATGTCCTGGCACGCTTAGCCGGTTTTGATCACCCTGAAGCGGATATCATTGCCTATGCTTCGCAATATGTCGATGATGCGACCAATACCGGGGTGATTCGTTTTACCGATGGTTCTATGTACGAGCATGTCAGCTCGGCGCATAAAACATTCGATTACAAAAATTTTGACGAGCTGGCCAACCACCAGGCATGGCTGCCGTTTCACTTTCTTCCCGGCAATAATGAGGCGAATGCCGGGAAGAATCCGCTGGATACCTTCATGGACAAAATCGTCTGCAAACCGGATAGCCCTGTCGCCAGAGAAATGGTGACGGCCTGCATTAACAGCAGAAACAGTCCGCACGCATTGCAGCGGCTCGGCATTACCCTGCATGTCTATGCCGATACTTGGTCGCACCAAGGTTTCGCCGGAGTTAATCACAAAAACAACGATATCAGTAAATTGAACGATGAGGACAATCCCGGCAATTACCTCGCGGCCCGGCTGAAGGATTTCTTTGGCGATGCGTTTGATGATGCCGCCAGTAAGCTAGTGGGCGATACCTTGCCGCTGGGTCACGGCGCTGCGCTTTCTTATCCGGATCGCCCCTATTTGAAGTGGAGCTACAAAGATCACCATAAGAACAAAGTCGTTAGAGATAACGCGGCGATTTTTCTACAGGCGGCGGAAAAAATGGTCATGGCTATGCAGCGTTTCCGCCTTGGCGACGCCAATGCCGATGTTCCCGGGCTACAGGCTACGGATAAAGCCAGAATCGAGGCGTTGTTCCGCAATATCAAGCAGGATGAGGAAAATGCCCGGCATAAAGCATGGCTGGAACGGATCGCAACCGGTTATTTCAATTTTCCGCCGGTTAATCTCATGTATATCGCAAAAGGGCCCGGCTCGTGGAAACACAAGGCGCTGGGCACGATCAGAGTTACCGATGATAAAAGCGAGAGGTTTGAACTCAAACCTGACTTTCTGACCAGCCATTGGAAATTGTTCCACGATGCGTTGCAATTACACCGCTTTTATGTGATTCATGAGCTGTTGCCGCGCTATGGCATTTGCGCGGCGTAG
- a CDS encoding DUF6502 family protein yields the protein MHGVHSTNSSLSPALITAVRRVLRPFIKLMLAKGITYPFLTEMLKDLYVEVAANDFKIGEKPSTDSHLSLLTGIHRKDIKRLRHGSYSGAETTPQAISLGARLVSLWSSDPRYLDENNQPKRLPRFAREGGDISFEGLVASVSCDIRSRVVLDEWLRLGVAHFDEENRVCLNTAAFIPAHGFDEKVFYFGHNLHDHAAAATSNLLGHNQPFLERSVYYDGLSADSVKLLAEKSAQLGMESLLAINKTALELEKTDAQKCEPDYRMTFGIYYYSEPVEPKKTPGHTSDSHS from the coding sequence ATGCATGGTGTTCATTCAACCAATTCAAGCCTTTCACCGGCACTGATCACAGCAGTGCGCCGGGTATTACGGCCATTCATCAAACTGATGCTGGCCAAAGGAATCACCTATCCTTTTCTGACGGAAATGCTGAAAGATTTATATGTTGAAGTAGCCGCAAACGACTTCAAAATCGGCGAAAAACCTTCGACGGATAGTCATCTCAGTTTGCTGACCGGTATTCACCGCAAAGACATCAAGCGATTACGCCATGGCAGTTATTCCGGCGCCGAAACCACGCCGCAAGCGATTTCACTCGGCGCCCGGCTGGTCAGTCTCTGGAGCAGCGACCCCCGTTATCTGGACGAAAACAATCAACCCAAACGATTGCCAAGATTTGCCCGGGAAGGTGGCGATATTTCTTTTGAGGGATTGGTTGCCAGTGTGAGCTGCGATATCCGTTCACGGGTTGTGCTGGATGAGTGGCTAAGACTTGGCGTTGCTCACTTCGACGAAGAAAACCGTGTTTGTCTTAATACAGCAGCGTTCATTCCCGCACATGGCTTTGATGAAAAAGTTTTTTATTTTGGCCATAACTTGCATGATCACGCGGCGGCCGCAACCAGCAACTTGCTCGGTCACAACCAGCCTTTCCTGGAGCGCAGTGTTTACTACGATGGATTGAGCGCCGACTCAGTCAAACTACTCGCTGAGAAATCCGCGCAACTGGGCATGGAATCCTTGCTTGCAATCAACAAGACCGCTTTGGAGCTGGAAAAAACCGATGCGCAAAAATGCGAGCCGGATTACCGCATGACATTTGGCATTTATTATTACAGCGAACCGGTCGAGCCGAAAAAAACCCCCGGGCACACAAGCGATTCGCATTCCTAG
- the speB gene encoding agmatinase, which yields MTDNSHIKIHDGIAREGYYGMLREPTFSGVLSFMRRNSSKDITGADLVISGIPFDLAVTYRSGTRFGPQGIRLASAEVASMKPYPWGFDPFENLAVIDFGDCYLDVHNPMTIHETIAAHARHILASGARMLTFGGDHYISYPLLKAHAEKFGAPLALIHFDAHSDTWSDDTPSSLNHGSMFYKAVQDGLIDPKHSVQIGIRTWNDDFMGIHVLDATWVHRHGTDAVIAEVERIAGDRPAYFTFDIDCLDPAYAPGTGTPVCGGLTTAQALAIIRGFTGINLIGMDIVEVSPPYDHSQITALAAAHIACDLICLLAKRKADGLLHI from the coding sequence ATGACCGATAACAGCCACATCAAAATCCATGACGGGATCGCACGCGAGGGTTACTACGGTATGTTGCGCGAGCCGACATTTTCGGGCGTGCTTTCCTTCATGCGGCGCAATTCCAGCAAGGATATTACCGGGGCCGATCTGGTGATCAGCGGTATTCCGTTTGATCTGGCGGTGACTTACCGCTCCGGCACGCGTTTCGGGCCGCAGGGCATTCGCTTGGCGTCGGCGGAAGTCGCGTCGATGAAACCCTATCCGTGGGGGTTCGATCCGTTCGAGAACCTCGCCGTGATCGATTTTGGCGATTGCTATCTCGATGTGCATAATCCGATGACGATCCATGAAACGATTGCCGCTCATGCCCGGCATATTCTGGCATCGGGCGCGCGCATGCTGACGTTTGGCGGCGATCACTATATCAGTTATCCGCTGCTGAAAGCGCATGCGGAAAAGTTTGGCGCGCCGCTCGCGTTGATTCATTTCGATGCGCATAGCGATACCTGGTCAGACGATACGCCGAGTTCGCTGAATCACGGTTCGATGTTTTATAAAGCCGTACAGGACGGATTGATCGATCCCAAACACTCGGTACAAATCGGTATCCGCACCTGGAATGATGACTTCATGGGCATACATGTGTTGGATGCCACTTGGGTGCACCGGCATGGCACCGATGCGGTGATTGCCGAAGTTGAACGTATCGCCGGCGATCGCCCGGCTTATTTTACCTTCGATATCGATTGTCTTGATCCGGCGTATGCGCCCGGTACCGGCACGCCGGTGTGTGGCGGATTGACTACCGCGCAGGCGCTGGCGATCATTCGCGGTTTTACCGGCATCAATCTGATCGGCATGGATATCGTGGAAGTGTCGCCACCCTACGACCACAGTCAGATCACGGCGCTCGCCGCGGCGCATATCGCCTGCGATTTGATTTGCTTGCTGGCAAAGCGCAAAGCGGATGGGCTGCTGCACATTTGA
- a CDS encoding pyruvate formate lyase family protein produces the protein MSNDRHNRGGIRIDLEHGTADTSALGNIAIFPIPNTTPDKIKTLRDLALSDIKLSDFPVVQAWRNQLFDPEWIPEVCDELPRLLTDFLRQPDHAALPPVTRRAQALKHVFSRKTPMVRGTDLLPGQTTTSFVGPVVYMDMSGYCIWPELETLAKRPQNPFKIKPEVAKRLNEEIFPFWLERRTVQEAARYSDYDTADYKNDQRDEVDGGMCEGKPSIDPPLKKSAGETPKCQELFERVAFYLSDKATAVSHTAPDFSRVLKFGFDGLIAQLQQDIASGVADTPEKIEFARSVIAVYEGAKIYAGHLAEAAEKAGNNELAAICRKVPAQPASTLAEAIAVVWICYHLLLQENTNFGLSLGRLDQTLNEFYLRDWRSQPDEAAKTAYTKRAVELMCHFFLRCSDHVPLSPESAEVLFAGSGSNQALTVGGTRWENGQTVDAVNDMTYIILKATEMLSIRDPNVHARYHSDIHHRAPDGTPLAADEISPYLKRICQVNLVTRATPALHGDVPMIRSMANYYAKHDHVTADEALADAYDYASIGCIEQNADHKHYGHTGSTLLVLPAVLELAMFGGKHRSDGIGKNDPNLFYGKPDYTSPPLTAMTSMQDFIDSFRFQLDEMARHCVQFNNYLGRTLEKVRPSPLLSGLFDGPTNKPGESGAKFRDVSSGGAKYNSSGVAIIGLADVIDSFCVIDALVFGGKMSAQELIALLDANFGRNPSPVNATEAHNFVKNWLDRIRQLAGGSGTHPVAMAPERLQECMRLIRLAPKYGAGVDQTPGGIYNNAMAVKYTRLLTKMIQEVFFKYRTHRGGRYLTGYWSMTNHAGFGMLSRATPNGRMNNASFASGITPCPGIVKANGDAVMLLDHMLSVASVDPDTVQNGYTYNLSLTPRGKAYFNEDSELFATHMKTFMDQNGVLVQLCVTSIEDFIAANAAATAASRAGAGEAEQKALAPYKDLMIRVAGYSAYYVTLSPLMRQEIIDRANFDMKSGVEQHETYRGITMHATIPALPGGIHYILKSGIQLGEADGALSGLLNRMEGTMLAAGMAVMIKLGFGFLINPGLSESQAKKAQHFFENNFVIKDPNVAGGIRYYQGKILIRTRKPQDDMNVLIKFCPNPEALYIQTLLGRQLNPAAIVTTEALSEAEADRIERDPNEVDLVIRFKDTRAILGLAERPNVDVAQLLIENLVQITGNFGHMFKFGAIGMNVQAAMKDFL, from the coding sequence ATGAGTAATGACAGGCACAATCGAGGCGGCATCCGGATCGATCTGGAACATGGAACGGCCGATACTTCCGCACTCGGCAATATCGCTATTTTTCCTATTCCCAATACCACACCCGATAAGATCAAGACATTGCGTGATCTTGCGTTGAGCGATATCAAGCTCAGCGATTTTCCGGTGGTGCAAGCGTGGCGCAATCAGCTGTTCGATCCGGAATGGATACCGGAGGTTTGCGATGAATTGCCGCGTTTGTTAACTGATTTTCTGCGCCAGCCCGATCATGCGGCGCTGCCGCCGGTGACGCGCCGCGCGCAGGCGTTGAAACATGTATTCAGCCGCAAAACGCCGATGGTGCGCGGCACCGATCTGCTGCCGGGGCAAACCACCACCAGTTTTGTCGGGCCGGTTGTGTATATGGATATGAGCGGCTATTGCATTTGGCCCGAGCTGGAAACGCTGGCGAAACGACCACAAAATCCGTTCAAGATCAAACCGGAAGTGGCCAAGCGGCTGAACGAGGAGATTTTCCCTTTTTGGCTGGAGCGGCGTACGGTACAGGAGGCGGCGCGTTATAGCGATTACGATACCGCGGATTACAAGAACGATCAGCGCGATGAGGTCGACGGCGGAATGTGCGAAGGCAAACCGTCCATCGACCCGCCGCTGAAAAAAAGCGCCGGTGAAACGCCCAAATGCCAGGAACTGTTTGAACGAGTGGCTTTTTATTTGTCCGATAAAGCCACGGCTGTGTCGCATACCGCGCCGGATTTCAGCCGGGTGCTCAAGTTCGGTTTTGATGGTTTGATTGCGCAGTTGCAGCAGGACATCGCGAGTGGTGTTGCGGATACGCCGGAAAAAATCGAGTTTGCGCGCAGCGTCATCGCAGTATACGAAGGCGCCAAAATCTATGCCGGTCATTTGGCCGAGGCTGCTGAGAAAGCTGGGAATAACGAGCTGGCCGCCATTTGCCGCAAGGTTCCGGCGCAGCCTGCCAGCACACTGGCGGAAGCGATTGCCGTCGTCTGGATTTGTTACCACTTGCTGTTGCAGGAAAATACCAATTTTGGCCTCTCGCTGGGACGATTGGATCAGACGCTGAACGAATTTTACTTGCGCGATTGGCGATCGCAGCCGGATGAAGCGGCGAAAACGGCGTATACAAAGCGGGCGGTTGAATTGATGTGCCACTTCTTTTTGCGCTGCTCCGATCATGTGCCGCTGTCGCCGGAAAGCGCGGAAGTATTGTTTGCTGGCAGCGGCTCAAACCAGGCCCTGACCGTGGGCGGCACGCGCTGGGAGAATGGTCAGACGGTCGATGCGGTCAACGACATGACCTACATCATCCTGAAAGCGACGGAGATGTTGTCCATCCGCGATCCGAACGTGCATGCCCGTTATCATAGCGATATTCATCATCGTGCGCCGGATGGCACGCCCTTGGCGGCGGATGAGATTTCCCCGTATCTGAAACGCATTTGCCAGGTGAATCTGGTTACACGCGCCACGCCTGCGCTGCACGGCGATGTGCCGATGATTCGCAGTATGGCGAATTATTATGCCAAGCACGATCATGTCACGGCGGACGAAGCGTTGGCGGATGCGTACGACTACGCATCGATTGGTTGTATCGAACAGAATGCCGACCATAAGCATTACGGTCATACCGGTTCCACCTTGCTGGTGCTCCCGGCGGTGCTGGAGCTGGCGATGTTCGGCGGCAAGCACCGCAGCGACGGCATCGGCAAGAACGATCCCAATTTGTTTTACGGTAAACCGGACTATACCTCTCCGCCGTTGACGGCAATGACATCGATGCAGGATTTCATCGACAGCTTCCGCTTTCAGTTGGACGAAATGGCGCGGCATTGCGTGCAATTCAACAATTATCTCGGGCGCACGCTGGAAAAAGTCCGGCCTTCACCGCTGCTGTCGGGATTATTCGACGGCCCTACAAACAAACCGGGAGAAAGCGGCGCCAAATTTCGCGATGTGTCCTCCGGCGGCGCCAAATATAACTCTTCCGGAGTGGCTATTATCGGATTGGCCGATGTGATCGATTCGTTCTGTGTCATCGACGCGCTGGTGTTTGGCGGCAAAATGTCGGCGCAGGAACTGATCGCGTTATTGGATGCGAATTTCGGCCGTAACCCATCGCCTGTCAATGCGACGGAAGCGCACAATTTTGTCAAAAACTGGCTGGATCGGATCCGGCAATTGGCGGGCGGTTCCGGCACGCATCCGGTGGCGATGGCACCAGAACGGCTGCAAGAGTGCATGCGCCTGATCCGGCTGGCACCGAAATATGGCGCCGGGGTCGATCAGACGCCCGGCGGTATCTACAACAATGCAATGGCGGTGAAATACACACGCCTGCTGACTAAAATGATCCAGGAAGTGTTTTTCAAGTACCGCACGCATCGCGGCGGGCGCTACCTGACCGGTTACTGGAGCATGACCAATCATGCCGGTTTCGGCATGCTGAGCCGGGCCACGCCGAATGGCCGGATGAATAACGCGTCGTTTGCCAGCGGCATCACGCCGTGTCCCGGTATCGTCAAAGCCAACGGAGATGCGGTCATGTTGCTCGATCATATGCTGTCGGTTGCCAGTGTTGATCCGGATACGGTACAAAACGGCTATACCTACAATCTCAGTCTGACGCCGCGCGGCAAAGCGTATTTCAACGAAGACTCCGAGCTTTTTGCCACGCATATGAAAACGTTCATGGATCAGAACGGCGTGCTGGTGCAGCTGTGCGTGACCTCGATCGAGGATTTTATCGCCGCCAACGCCGCCGCAACGGCGGCAAGCCGCGCCGGTGCCGGAGAAGCCGAGCAAAAAGCGCTGGCGCCGTACAAAGATTTAATGATTCGCGTGGCCGGTTATTCCGCTTACTATGTCACCTTGAGTCCGTTGATGCGGCAAGAAATCATCGATCGCGCCAATTTCGATATGAAGAGCGGTGTTGAGCAGCATGAAACCTATAGGGGCATAACGATGCATGCCACTATTCCCGCGTTACCCGGCGGTATTCACTATATTCTGAAATCCGGCATCCAGCTGGGCGAAGCGGACGGCGCGCTGAGCGGATTGTTGAATCGCATGGAAGGCACGATGCTGGCTGCGGGCATGGCCGTAATGATCAAGCTTGGTTTTGGTTTCTTGATCAATCCGGGTTTAAGTGAGTCCCAAGCGAAAAAAGCGCAGCATTTTTTTGAAAACAATTTCGTCATCAAAGATCCCAATGTTGCGGGCGGCATCCGCTACTATCAGGGAAAAATCCTGATTCGCACGCGCAAACCGCAAGATGACATGAATGTGCTGATCAAGTTTTGTCCCAATCCGGAGGCGCTCTATATTCAGACACTTCTTGGACGGCAACTGAATCCGGCGGCAATCGTAACCACCGAAGCGCTCAGCGAGGCGGAAGCGGACCGGATTGAGCGTGATCCAAATGAGGTCGATCTGGTGATCCGGTTCAAGGATACCCGGGCGATCCTGGGATTGGCTGAGCGCCCGAATGTGGATGTCGCACAATTATTGATTGAAAATCTGGTGCAAATTACCGGCAATTTCGGGCATATGTTCAAGTTCGGTGCGATTGGCATGAACGTGCAGGCGGCCATGAAGGATTTTTTATGA
- a CDS encoding radical SAM protein, which produces MNGEKGLVFDIKRDCSEDGPGIRTTVFLKGCPLSCVWCQNPEGRAVKPETDIHGTHIGTWYTVDELMYRLLQDKPIFTTSGGGVTLSGGEATLQMGFASNLLQALKREGIHTAIETSGFFDYGRFKNEMLPWLDLIYYDIKLMDEAASQQYCGHSSKRMLDNFSRLLKDARIPVIPRIPLIPGITATEDNLRAIAAFLDQQGIKSCALMPYNPLWSDKLKQLGLPVLYEHKGFMTPAEQKTCIGYFTKSN; this is translated from the coding sequence ATGAACGGCGAAAAGGGGCTGGTTTTCGACATCAAACGCGATTGCAGCGAAGACGGCCCCGGCATCCGCACGACGGTGTTTTTGAAGGGCTGTCCGCTGTCCTGCGTTTGGTGCCAGAATCCCGAAGGCAGAGCGGTCAAGCCCGAAACCGATATTCATGGCACGCACATTGGCACGTGGTACACGGTGGATGAGCTGATGTACCGCTTGCTGCAAGACAAGCCAATTTTTACTACAAGCGGCGGCGGTGTCACGCTATCGGGTGGCGAAGCGACGTTGCAAATGGGGTTCGCCAGTAACCTACTGCAAGCCTTGAAACGCGAAGGCATCCACACGGCGATAGAAACCAGCGGGTTTTTCGATTACGGGCGTTTCAAAAATGAAATGCTGCCGTGGCTGGATTTGATCTATTACGATATCAAACTGATGGATGAAGCCGCCAGCCAACAATATTGCGGACATTCGAGCAAGCGCATGCTGGATAATTTTTCCCGCTTGCTCAAGGATGCGCGGATACCCGTGATTCCGAGAATTCCGCTGATTCCGGGAATAACCGCAACCGAAGACAATCTTCGGGCCATCGCCGCATTTCTCGATCAGCAAGGCATCAAATCGTGCGCTTTGATGCCCTACAACCCGCTGTGGAGCGATAAGCTGAAGCAATTGGGCTTACCAGTTCTTTACGAGCACAAAGGCTTCATGACACCCGCTGAACAGAAAACCTGCATCGGCTACTTCACAAAATCCAATTAA
- a CDS encoding DUF5666 domain-containing protein, with the protein MKKISLAAICQASLHQFGMIALTFLCAVSAFAKNNCDDNASLINPVMLTHSGIGGTGAAQSGVGGTGLHDGGMGGTGNPQGGIGGTGSIANDGGIGGTGIVGVITGFASICVNGIEIHYSSGTTISMDGQPASADELAVGQIVAARALGTGDKLTARNIAVIHAAVGPVSHFDTTKGEMQVLGQTVRIGQGGEHSSLSNLKTGDWVQVSGHRLSSGTIAASRVETIAPRAEARLNGHITQIDEQGIEVNGTRIHHDAKLMPQGLAKGMEISIAGRWDGLQMKAHQVQAEPTRQSIGNVDHVVIEGYIHALEGKELNLSNRIVTLDPGSPVSGNVRSDLRLDQRIQISGRPGADQRINPERIELKQEVPVQLQILERIGNDGIDTSDRGKKNNSGTEPEAKSIHGDKSDQNQGGGSGSGHKGELKKDTDSNSGKDHTSGGGSHGKDTTIAPDSDQKIDRPSSSGKDHDEKPQDSREQNLSGHGSADKPEKPSEGADRLEKSSDHKDNLRDIDTPDRDHNRDRDHTLDKDHALDRSHTLDRDHVLDRDQIRDHSDHRDRDFSHRDRDLDR; encoded by the coding sequence ATGAAAAAAATTTCATTAGCGGCGATATGCCAAGCCAGTTTGCATCAATTCGGCATGATCGCTTTGACATTCTTATGCGCTGTCAGCGCATTCGCAAAAAATAACTGCGATGACAACGCTTCTCTCATTAATCCCGTCATGCTTACCCACTCCGGAATCGGCGGTACCGGTGCGGCTCAATCCGGCGTCGGCGGGACTGGACTGCACGATGGCGGAATGGGCGGCACCGGCAACCCGCAAGGCGGAATCGGTGGAACCGGAAGCATCGCAAACGATGGCGGTATCGGCGGCACAGGAATTGTAGGTGTCATCACCGGATTCGCCAGCATTTGTGTCAACGGCATTGAAATTCATTACAGCTCCGGCACAACCATCTCCATGGATGGCCAGCCAGCCAGCGCAGACGAACTGGCCGTGGGCCAGATCGTTGCCGCCCGGGCACTGGGCACAGGCGATAAACTCACAGCGCGCAACATTGCAGTAATCCATGCCGCGGTCGGGCCGGTCAGCCACTTCGATACCACCAAGGGAGAAATGCAAGTATTGGGTCAAACCGTTCGGATCGGACAAGGCGGAGAACACAGCAGCCTCTCCAATCTCAAAACCGGCGATTGGGTACAAGTCAGCGGTCACCGTCTTTCCAGCGGCACCATTGCCGCTTCACGCGTCGAGACCATTGCACCGCGTGCCGAAGCCAGATTAAACGGCCATATCACGCAAATCGACGAACAGGGCATTGAAGTCAATGGCACCCGCATTCATCACGATGCCAAATTAATGCCGCAAGGTCTCGCGAAAGGCATGGAAATATCCATTGCCGGCCGTTGGGATGGTCTTCAAATGAAGGCGCATCAGGTTCAAGCGGAACCAACCCGGCAGAGTATCGGCAATGTCGATCATGTCGTGATCGAAGGTTATATCCATGCGCTGGAGGGCAAGGAATTAAACCTGAGTAACCGGATTGTCACATTGGATCCGGGCAGCCCGGTATCCGGCAACGTAAGGAGCGATCTCAGACTGGATCAACGCATTCAGATCAGCGGCCGGCCCGGTGCGGATCAGCGGATCAATCCCGAACGGATTGAACTCAAGCAAGAAGTGCCGGTGCAACTGCAAATTCTGGAAAGAATCGGCAACGATGGAATCGACACCAGCGATCGCGGCAAAAAAAATAACTCCGGCACTGAGCCCGAAGCCAAATCGATTCACGGTGACAAGAGCGATCAGAACCAGGGCGGCGGGTCCGGCTCAGGTCATAAAGGGGAATTAAAAAAGGACACTGACAGTAATTCGGGCAAGGATCACACATCCGGGGGCGGCTCTCATGGCAAAGACACTACAATCGCACCCGACAGTGATCAGAAAATAGATCGTCCTAGCTCTTCCGGAAAGGATCATGATGAAAAGCCGCAAGATAGTCGCGAGCAAAATCTTTCCGGTCACGGATCCGCGGATAAACCCGAGAAGCCCTCAGAGGGGGCGGATCGCCTGGAGAAATCAAGCGATCACAAAGACAATCTCCGCGACATCGATACCCCGGATAGAGATCATAACCGCGACAGGGATCATACTCTGGATAAAGATCATGCCCTTGATAGAAGTCATACCTTGGATAGAGATCATGTCTTGGATCGAGATCAAATTCGCGATCATAGCGATCATCGAGACAGGGACTTCAGTCATCGCGACCGGGATTTGGATCGCTAA